In the Molothrus aeneus isolate 106 chromosome 28, BPBGC_Maene_1.0, whole genome shotgun sequence genome, one interval contains:
- the NBR1 gene encoding next to BRCA1 gene 1 protein isoform X3 — MEPRVTLRVTCRGDTRSFLVSDPAHTTWADVEAMVKVSFDLDNIQIKYIDEDNDEVSVNSKEEYEEALKIAVKQGNQLQMNVYEKNSSHALQLHEKNVTEKLVLLKDEKKPLLHHSMLAQGLEEELKNDKELTMQQKLNQTRAESTNENPPEWFTSYLETFREQVVKETVERLEQKLYEKLVPCSQPADFCESSFPAAPAPSESPVGSSSSSSPWDWLMSCCSCQARIVGVRYQCSLCPAYNICEECEAGTYAHDPNHVLLKLRRPIPCGADSYSLAELSPRLPATLEQVRLQKQMDKRFLKAEKQRLRAEKKQRKAEVRELKKQLKLHRKIHLWNSIHVLETNGSPALKSESVQPNTFLNPNQPFQAIVPTLSAVFVDENLPDGTHLKPGTKFIKHWRMKNTGNVEWSSDTKLKLMWGNLTLASAEKKDVIVPSLPSGQVGTVSVEFVAPNIEGTYTSHWRLSHRGEQFGPRIWCSIVVDPSPAADCVEGDWKGSDSCHKSKASRSKQDASLETETGAQLIGEIAEQAEISLPTVPLKIKNLPSEREFYIPSVDLLTAQDLLSFELLDINIVQELERVPHNTPVGMAEACLSVDSSVLKVKAEHALNQEEGEEDMSGTQFVCETVIRSLTLDAAPDHKPPQKNPKILQNSLHTLQDTFSCNTITEESPVINSNSTSKEEAKIHQSEPVTENSCGDLPPSDESTSPHSAAGNGDEEEDDKDDVRSQCSSASSEDYIIILPECFDTSRPLGDSMYSSALSQPGLEKTGEPETVAEKPEGGRQPQMQEVSETPTTSQTLAAVPLTPATVDSLPQAQRSLSSLQNSTFQEPNTAASEHVSSAPHDQIQREEPSGEDNQEPGSSAFLTKFSEYPRYPQGSSIAGELMKGALSVAASAYKALFAGPPIIEQQPAAPEEQTATLLSSLCEMGFCDRQLNLRLLKKHNNNMIEVVTELLQISNRDWCSRC, encoded by the exons ATGGAGCCGCGGGTCACCCTGCGCGTCACCTGCCGCGGCGACACCCGCTCCTTCCTCGTGTCCGACCCGGCGCACACGACGTGGGCCGATGTGGAGGCCATG GTTAAAGTTTCATTTGACCTGGACAACATTCAGATCAAGTACATTGATGAGGACAATGATGAG GTCTCTGTGAACAGCAaag aGGAGTATGAAGAAGCTCTGAAG ATTGCAGTAAAACAGGGAAATCAGCTTCAGATGAATGTCTATGAAAAGAACTCTTCTCATGCTTTGCAActacatgaaaaaaatgtgaCAGAAAAGCTGGTGCTTCTTAAAGATGAGAAGAAACCACTTTTGCATCATTCCATGCTAGCTCAGGGGTTAGAGGAAGAATTGAAAAATGACAAGGAGCTGACCATGCAG CAAAAGCTAAATCAGACCAGAGCAGAAAGCACAAATGAAAATCCTCCAGAATGGTTTACTAGCTACTTGGAAACA tTCAGGGAACAAGTAGTTAAGGAGACTGttgagaggctggagcagaaGCTGTATGAGAAGCTTGTTCCTTGCAGCCAGCCTGCAGATTTTTGTGAGAGctcatttccagcagcacctgcacctTCAGAGAGCCccgtggggagcagcagcagcagcagcccctgggactGGCTcatgtcctgctgcagctgccaggctcGCATCGTCGGGGTCCGCTACCAGTGCAG cCTTTGTCCAGCCTACAATATCTGTGAGGAGTGTGAGGCAGGAACGTATGCACACGATCCAAACCACGTCTTGTTAAAGCTGCGCAGACCCATCCCCTGTGGGGCTGACAGTtacagcctggcagagctgtccccacGCCTGCCTGCCACTCTGGAGCAAGTCAG GCTCCAGAAACAGATGGACAAAAGATTTCTGAAGGCAGAGAAGCAAAGATTGCGAGCAGAGAAGAAACAGCGAAAAGCAGAGGTCCGAGAGCTCAAAAAGCAGCTAAAATTGCACAGGAAAATTCATCTGTGGAACTCTATCCATGTGTTGGAAACAAATGGCTCACCTGCTCTGAAATCTGAGAGTGTCCAGCCTAATACCTTCCT GAATCCTAATCAACCCTTCCAAGCAATTGTCCCAACACTTAGTGCAGTATTTGTGGATGAGAATTTGCCTGATGGGACTCACTTGAAACCAGGAACAAAGTTTATCAAACACTGGCGAATGAAAAATACTGGCAATGTGGAGTGGAGCTCAGACACCAAG TTGAAACTTATGTGGGGTAACCTGACCTTGGCATCTGCTGAGAAAAAAGATGTGATAGTGCCATCCCTCCCATCTGGACAAGTGGGAACTGTTTCAGTTGAGTTTGTAGCTCCCAACATAGAAGGAACTTACACTTCTCACTGGAGACTGTCACACAGAGGGGAGCAGTTTGGCCCAAGGATCTGGTGCAGTATTGTTGTGgatccctctccagctgctgacTGTGTAGAAGGTGATTGGAAGGGTTCTGACTCCTGTCACAAGAGTAAAGCTTCCAGAAGCAAACAG gaTGCTTCCTTAGAGACAGAGACAGGTGCTCAACTGATAGGTGAAATTGCAGAGCAGGCTGAAATATCTCTGCCAACTGTTCCTTTAAAGATCAAAAATCTGCCAAGTGAGAGAGAATTTTATATCCCATCTGTTGATCTCCTCACTGCACAG GATTTGCTGTCCTTTGAGCTGTTGGACATTAATATTGTGCAGGAATTGGAGCGAGTGCCACACAATACTCCTGTTG GAATGGCAGAAGCCTGCCTTTCTGTGGACTCTTCTGTGCTGAAGGTGAAAGCTGAGCATGCATTGAAccaggaggaaggggaagaagatATGAGTGGGACTCAGTTTGTCTGTGAAACTGTAATTAGATCTCTGACCCTGGATGCTGCACCTGACCACAagcccccacaaaaaaaccccaaaatcctccaga ACTCTTTACACACACTGCAAGACACCTTCAGCTGCAATACAATAACTGAAGAATCTCCTGTGATAAATAGTAATTCCACTTCCAAAGAGGAAGCCAAGATTCATCAGTCAGAGCCAGTGACAGAAAATTCATGTG GGGACCTTCCACCGTCTGATGAGAGCACAAGCCCCCATAGTGCTGCTGGCAATGGTGATGAAGAGGAAGATGATAAAGATGATGTTCGGAGTCAgtgctcctctgcttcctcagagGACTACATCATTATCCTCCCCGAGTGCTTCGACACCAGCCGGCCCTTGGGTGACTCCATGTATAGTTCAGCTCTTTCTCAGCCTGGTttagaaaagacaggagagcCTGAAACAGTAGCAGAGAAGCCAGAAGGGGGAAGGCAGCCACAGATGCAGGAGGTCAGTGAGACACCGACAACTTCCCAAACACTGGCTGCAGTACCCCTAACCCCAGCAACTGTGGACAGCCTACCCCAGGCACAAAG GAGCCTTTCATCTCTTCAGAATTCTACCTTCCAAGaaccaaacacagcagcttcagAGCATGTCTCTTCTGCTCCTCATGATCAGATACAAAGAGAAG AACCCAGTGGTGAAGATAATCAAGAGCCAGGATCTTCTGCATTTCTCACTAAGTTCTCAGAATACCCAAG GTAccctcagggcagcagcattGCAGGAGAGCTCATGAAAGGAGCTTTGTCAGTTGCTGCTTCTGCCTACAAAGCATTATTTGCTGGACCACCCATTATTGAACAG cagcctgcagctccagaagAGCAGACTGCCACTCTGCTGTCCAGTCTGTGTGAGATGGGCTTCTGTGACAGGCAGTTAAACTTGAGGCTGCTGAAGAAACACAACAATAACATGATTGAAGTGGTGACTGAATTGCTTCAGATCAGTAACAGAGACTGGTGCAGTAGGTGCTAA
- the NBR1 gene encoding next to BRCA1 gene 1 protein isoform X1, which yields MEPRVTLRVTCRGDTRSFLVSDPAHTTWADVEAMVKVSFDLDNIQIKYIDEDNDEVSVNSKEEYEEALKIAVKQGNQLQMNVYEKNSSHALQLHEKNVTEKLVLLKDEKKPLLHHSMLAQGLEEELKNDKELTMQQKLNQTRAESTNENPPEWFTSYLETFREQVVKETVERLEQKLYEKLVPCSQPADFCESSFPAAPAPSESPVGSSSSSSPWDWLMSCCSCQARIVGVRYQCSLCPAYNICEECEAGTYAHDPNHVLLKLRRPIPCGADSYSLAELSPRLPATLEQVRLQKQMDKRFLKAEKQRLRAEKKQRKAEVRELKKQLKLHRKIHLWNSIHVLETNGSPALKSESVQPNTFLNPNQPFQAIVPTLSAVFVDENLPDGTHLKPGTKFIKHWRMKNTGNVEWSSDTKLKLMWGNLTLASAEKKDVIVPSLPSGQVGTVSVEFVAPNIEGTYTSHWRLSHRGEQFGPRIWCSIVVDPSPAADCVEGDWKGSDSCHKSKASRSKQDASLETETGAQLIGEIAEQAEISLPTVPLKIKNLPSEREFYIPSVDLLTAQDLLSFELLDINIVQELERVPHNTPVDMTPCMSPLPRDSPLLEKPGLGQIEEENEGSGFKLVPGMAEACLSVDSSVLKVKAEHALNQEEGEEDMSGTQFVCETVIRSLTLDAAPDHKPPQKNPKILQNSLHTLQDTFSCNTITEESPVINSNSTSKEEAKIHQSEPVTENSCGDLPPSDESTSPHSAAGNGDEEEDDKDDVRSQCSSASSEDYIIILPECFDTSRPLGDSMYSSALSQPGLEKTGEPETVAEKPEGGRQPQMQEVSETPTTSQTLAAVPLTPATVDSLPQAQRSLSSLQNSTFQEPNTAASEHVSSAPHDQIQREEPSGEDNQEPGSSAFLTKFSEYPRYPQGSSIAGELMKGALSVAASAYKALFAGPPIIEQQPAAPEEQTATLLSSLCEMGFCDRQLNLRLLKKHNNNMIEVVTELLQISNRDWCSRC from the exons ATGGAGCCGCGGGTCACCCTGCGCGTCACCTGCCGCGGCGACACCCGCTCCTTCCTCGTGTCCGACCCGGCGCACACGACGTGGGCCGATGTGGAGGCCATG GTTAAAGTTTCATTTGACCTGGACAACATTCAGATCAAGTACATTGATGAGGACAATGATGAG GTCTCTGTGAACAGCAaag aGGAGTATGAAGAAGCTCTGAAG ATTGCAGTAAAACAGGGAAATCAGCTTCAGATGAATGTCTATGAAAAGAACTCTTCTCATGCTTTGCAActacatgaaaaaaatgtgaCAGAAAAGCTGGTGCTTCTTAAAGATGAGAAGAAACCACTTTTGCATCATTCCATGCTAGCTCAGGGGTTAGAGGAAGAATTGAAAAATGACAAGGAGCTGACCATGCAG CAAAAGCTAAATCAGACCAGAGCAGAAAGCACAAATGAAAATCCTCCAGAATGGTTTACTAGCTACTTGGAAACA tTCAGGGAACAAGTAGTTAAGGAGACTGttgagaggctggagcagaaGCTGTATGAGAAGCTTGTTCCTTGCAGCCAGCCTGCAGATTTTTGTGAGAGctcatttccagcagcacctgcacctTCAGAGAGCCccgtggggagcagcagcagcagcagcccctgggactGGCTcatgtcctgctgcagctgccaggctcGCATCGTCGGGGTCCGCTACCAGTGCAG cCTTTGTCCAGCCTACAATATCTGTGAGGAGTGTGAGGCAGGAACGTATGCACACGATCCAAACCACGTCTTGTTAAAGCTGCGCAGACCCATCCCCTGTGGGGCTGACAGTtacagcctggcagagctgtccccacGCCTGCCTGCCACTCTGGAGCAAGTCAG GCTCCAGAAACAGATGGACAAAAGATTTCTGAAGGCAGAGAAGCAAAGATTGCGAGCAGAGAAGAAACAGCGAAAAGCAGAGGTCCGAGAGCTCAAAAAGCAGCTAAAATTGCACAGGAAAATTCATCTGTGGAACTCTATCCATGTGTTGGAAACAAATGGCTCACCTGCTCTGAAATCTGAGAGTGTCCAGCCTAATACCTTCCT GAATCCTAATCAACCCTTCCAAGCAATTGTCCCAACACTTAGTGCAGTATTTGTGGATGAGAATTTGCCTGATGGGACTCACTTGAAACCAGGAACAAAGTTTATCAAACACTGGCGAATGAAAAATACTGGCAATGTGGAGTGGAGCTCAGACACCAAG TTGAAACTTATGTGGGGTAACCTGACCTTGGCATCTGCTGAGAAAAAAGATGTGATAGTGCCATCCCTCCCATCTGGACAAGTGGGAACTGTTTCAGTTGAGTTTGTAGCTCCCAACATAGAAGGAACTTACACTTCTCACTGGAGACTGTCACACAGAGGGGAGCAGTTTGGCCCAAGGATCTGGTGCAGTATTGTTGTGgatccctctccagctgctgacTGTGTAGAAGGTGATTGGAAGGGTTCTGACTCCTGTCACAAGAGTAAAGCTTCCAGAAGCAAACAG gaTGCTTCCTTAGAGACAGAGACAGGTGCTCAACTGATAGGTGAAATTGCAGAGCAGGCTGAAATATCTCTGCCAACTGTTCCTTTAAAGATCAAAAATCTGCCAAGTGAGAGAGAATTTTATATCCCATCTGTTGATCTCCTCACTGCACAG GATTTGCTGTCCTTTGAGCTGTTGGACATTAATATTGTGCAGGAATTGGAGCGAGTGCCACACAATACTCCTGTTG ACATGACTCCATGCATGTCCCCATTGCCACGTGACAGCCCTTTGCTGGAGAAACCTGGCTTAGGTCAGATAGAGGAGGAGAACGAGGGGAGTGGATTTAAACTAGTGCCTG GAATGGCAGAAGCCTGCCTTTCTGTGGACTCTTCTGTGCTGAAGGTGAAAGCTGAGCATGCATTGAAccaggaggaaggggaagaagatATGAGTGGGACTCAGTTTGTCTGTGAAACTGTAATTAGATCTCTGACCCTGGATGCTGCACCTGACCACAagcccccacaaaaaaaccccaaaatcctccaga ACTCTTTACACACACTGCAAGACACCTTCAGCTGCAATACAATAACTGAAGAATCTCCTGTGATAAATAGTAATTCCACTTCCAAAGAGGAAGCCAAGATTCATCAGTCAGAGCCAGTGACAGAAAATTCATGTG GGGACCTTCCACCGTCTGATGAGAGCACAAGCCCCCATAGTGCTGCTGGCAATGGTGATGAAGAGGAAGATGATAAAGATGATGTTCGGAGTCAgtgctcctctgcttcctcagagGACTACATCATTATCCTCCCCGAGTGCTTCGACACCAGCCGGCCCTTGGGTGACTCCATGTATAGTTCAGCTCTTTCTCAGCCTGGTttagaaaagacaggagagcCTGAAACAGTAGCAGAGAAGCCAGAAGGGGGAAGGCAGCCACAGATGCAGGAGGTCAGTGAGACACCGACAACTTCCCAAACACTGGCTGCAGTACCCCTAACCCCAGCAACTGTGGACAGCCTACCCCAGGCACAAAG GAGCCTTTCATCTCTTCAGAATTCTACCTTCCAAGaaccaaacacagcagcttcagAGCATGTCTCTTCTGCTCCTCATGATCAGATACAAAGAGAAG AACCCAGTGGTGAAGATAATCAAGAGCCAGGATCTTCTGCATTTCTCACTAAGTTCTCAGAATACCCAAG GTAccctcagggcagcagcattGCAGGAGAGCTCATGAAAGGAGCTTTGTCAGTTGCTGCTTCTGCCTACAAAGCATTATTTGCTGGACCACCCATTATTGAACAG cagcctgcagctccagaagAGCAGACTGCCACTCTGCTGTCCAGTCTGTGTGAGATGGGCTTCTGTGACAGGCAGTTAAACTTGAGGCTGCTGAAGAAACACAACAATAACATGATTGAAGTGGTGACTGAATTGCTTCAGATCAGTAACAGAGACTGGTGCAGTAGGTGCTAA
- the NBR1 gene encoding next to BRCA1 gene 1 protein isoform X2, which yields MEPRVTLRVTCRGDTRSFLVSDPAHTTWADVEAMVKVSFDLDNIQIKYIDEDNDEVSVNSKEEYEEALKIAVKQGNQLQMNVYEKNSSHALQLHEKNVTEKLVLLKDEKKPLLHHSMLAQGLEEELKNDKELTMQQKLNQTRAESTNENPPEWFTSYLETFREQVVKETVERLEQKLYEKLVPCSQPADFCESSFPAAPAPSESPVGSSSSSSPWDWLMSCCSCQARIVGVRYQCSLCPAYNICEECEAGTYAHDPNHVLLKLRRPIPCGADSYSLAELSPRLPATLEQVRLQKQMDKRFLKAEKQRLRAEKKQRKAEVRELKKQLKLHRKIHLWNSIHVLETNGSPALKSESVQPNTFLNPNQPFQAIVPTLSAVFVDENLPDGTHLKPGTKFIKHWRMKNTGNVEWSSDTKLKLMWGNLTLASAEKKDVIVPSLPSGQVGTVSVEFVAPNIEGTYTSHWRLSHRGEQFGPRIWCSIVVDPSPAADCVEGDWKGSDSCHKSKASRSKQDASLETETGAQLIGEIAEQAEISLPTVPLKIKNLPSEREFYIPSVDLLTAQDLLSFELLDINIVQELERVPHNTPVDMTPCMSPLPRDSPLLEKPGLGQIEEENEGSGFKLVPGMAEACLSVDSSVLKVKAEHALNQEEGEEDMSGTQFVCETVIRSLTLDAAPDHKPPQKNPKILQNSLHTLQDTFSCNTITEESPVINSNSTSKEEAKIHQSEPVTENSCGDLPPSDESTSPHSAAGNGDEEEDDKDDVRSQCSSASSEDYIIILPECFDTSRPLGDSMYSSALSQPGLEKTGEPETVAEKPEGGRQPQMQEVSETPTTSQTLAAVPLTPATVDSLPQAQRSLSSLQNSTFQEPNTAASEHVSSAPHDQIQREEPSGEDNQEPGSSAFLTKFSEYPRYPQGSSIAGELMKGALSVAASAYKALFAGPPIIEQPAAPEEQTATLLSSLCEMGFCDRQLNLRLLKKHNNNMIEVVTELLQISNRDWCSRC from the exons ATGGAGCCGCGGGTCACCCTGCGCGTCACCTGCCGCGGCGACACCCGCTCCTTCCTCGTGTCCGACCCGGCGCACACGACGTGGGCCGATGTGGAGGCCATG GTTAAAGTTTCATTTGACCTGGACAACATTCAGATCAAGTACATTGATGAGGACAATGATGAG GTCTCTGTGAACAGCAaag aGGAGTATGAAGAAGCTCTGAAG ATTGCAGTAAAACAGGGAAATCAGCTTCAGATGAATGTCTATGAAAAGAACTCTTCTCATGCTTTGCAActacatgaaaaaaatgtgaCAGAAAAGCTGGTGCTTCTTAAAGATGAGAAGAAACCACTTTTGCATCATTCCATGCTAGCTCAGGGGTTAGAGGAAGAATTGAAAAATGACAAGGAGCTGACCATGCAG CAAAAGCTAAATCAGACCAGAGCAGAAAGCACAAATGAAAATCCTCCAGAATGGTTTACTAGCTACTTGGAAACA tTCAGGGAACAAGTAGTTAAGGAGACTGttgagaggctggagcagaaGCTGTATGAGAAGCTTGTTCCTTGCAGCCAGCCTGCAGATTTTTGTGAGAGctcatttccagcagcacctgcacctTCAGAGAGCCccgtggggagcagcagcagcagcagcccctgggactGGCTcatgtcctgctgcagctgccaggctcGCATCGTCGGGGTCCGCTACCAGTGCAG cCTTTGTCCAGCCTACAATATCTGTGAGGAGTGTGAGGCAGGAACGTATGCACACGATCCAAACCACGTCTTGTTAAAGCTGCGCAGACCCATCCCCTGTGGGGCTGACAGTtacagcctggcagagctgtccccacGCCTGCCTGCCACTCTGGAGCAAGTCAG GCTCCAGAAACAGATGGACAAAAGATTTCTGAAGGCAGAGAAGCAAAGATTGCGAGCAGAGAAGAAACAGCGAAAAGCAGAGGTCCGAGAGCTCAAAAAGCAGCTAAAATTGCACAGGAAAATTCATCTGTGGAACTCTATCCATGTGTTGGAAACAAATGGCTCACCTGCTCTGAAATCTGAGAGTGTCCAGCCTAATACCTTCCT GAATCCTAATCAACCCTTCCAAGCAATTGTCCCAACACTTAGTGCAGTATTTGTGGATGAGAATTTGCCTGATGGGACTCACTTGAAACCAGGAACAAAGTTTATCAAACACTGGCGAATGAAAAATACTGGCAATGTGGAGTGGAGCTCAGACACCAAG TTGAAACTTATGTGGGGTAACCTGACCTTGGCATCTGCTGAGAAAAAAGATGTGATAGTGCCATCCCTCCCATCTGGACAAGTGGGAACTGTTTCAGTTGAGTTTGTAGCTCCCAACATAGAAGGAACTTACACTTCTCACTGGAGACTGTCACACAGAGGGGAGCAGTTTGGCCCAAGGATCTGGTGCAGTATTGTTGTGgatccctctccagctgctgacTGTGTAGAAGGTGATTGGAAGGGTTCTGACTCCTGTCACAAGAGTAAAGCTTCCAGAAGCAAACAG gaTGCTTCCTTAGAGACAGAGACAGGTGCTCAACTGATAGGTGAAATTGCAGAGCAGGCTGAAATATCTCTGCCAACTGTTCCTTTAAAGATCAAAAATCTGCCAAGTGAGAGAGAATTTTATATCCCATCTGTTGATCTCCTCACTGCACAG GATTTGCTGTCCTTTGAGCTGTTGGACATTAATATTGTGCAGGAATTGGAGCGAGTGCCACACAATACTCCTGTTG ACATGACTCCATGCATGTCCCCATTGCCACGTGACAGCCCTTTGCTGGAGAAACCTGGCTTAGGTCAGATAGAGGAGGAGAACGAGGGGAGTGGATTTAAACTAGTGCCTG GAATGGCAGAAGCCTGCCTTTCTGTGGACTCTTCTGTGCTGAAGGTGAAAGCTGAGCATGCATTGAAccaggaggaaggggaagaagatATGAGTGGGACTCAGTTTGTCTGTGAAACTGTAATTAGATCTCTGACCCTGGATGCTGCACCTGACCACAagcccccacaaaaaaaccccaaaatcctccaga ACTCTTTACACACACTGCAAGACACCTTCAGCTGCAATACAATAACTGAAGAATCTCCTGTGATAAATAGTAATTCCACTTCCAAAGAGGAAGCCAAGATTCATCAGTCAGAGCCAGTGACAGAAAATTCATGTG GGGACCTTCCACCGTCTGATGAGAGCACAAGCCCCCATAGTGCTGCTGGCAATGGTGATGAAGAGGAAGATGATAAAGATGATGTTCGGAGTCAgtgctcctctgcttcctcagagGACTACATCATTATCCTCCCCGAGTGCTTCGACACCAGCCGGCCCTTGGGTGACTCCATGTATAGTTCAGCTCTTTCTCAGCCTGGTttagaaaagacaggagagcCTGAAACAGTAGCAGAGAAGCCAGAAGGGGGAAGGCAGCCACAGATGCAGGAGGTCAGTGAGACACCGACAACTTCCCAAACACTGGCTGCAGTACCCCTAACCCCAGCAACTGTGGACAGCCTACCCCAGGCACAAAG GAGCCTTTCATCTCTTCAGAATTCTACCTTCCAAGaaccaaacacagcagcttcagAGCATGTCTCTTCTGCTCCTCATGATCAGATACAAAGAGAAG AACCCAGTGGTGAAGATAATCAAGAGCCAGGATCTTCTGCATTTCTCACTAAGTTCTCAGAATACCCAAG GTAccctcagggcagcagcattGCAGGAGAGCTCATGAAAGGAGCTTTGTCAGTTGCTGCTTCTGCCTACAAAGCATTATTTGCTGGACCACCCATTATTGAACAG cctgcagctccagaagAGCAGACTGCCACTCTGCTGTCCAGTCTGTGTGAGATGGGCTTCTGTGACAGGCAGTTAAACTTGAGGCTGCTGAAGAAACACAACAATAACATGATTGAAGTGGTGACTGAATTGCTTCAGATCAGTAACAGAGACTGGTGCAGTAGGTGCTAA